Proteins encoded together in one Desulfosporosinus meridiei DSM 13257 window:
- a CDS encoding vWA domain-containing protein: MLTILMVADVSRAAGDSKLRITQVESNLPNLKLFVELENVNLDNSKLKKNLSIKLNDTPAQITDIQSVKNGNKVAENTAYLVLVDTSASMQNSLSEVQSILKELFSFVSSEDKIAVFSVSNKLQLVKDFMSNDSSDQVSRNLQNALSLDASAGTYIYSGIREAYDRGRTAPDIPSRRIIILVTDGGVEGDCLSCDDLKNYLDVDRLPVYTLILSQQASIDEDFRNAADQIGERTGGQSFVSMSGNKLFAQFKASQEKSSVLMLRCDNFKPLNLQAKLTVSLPGGQEEIKQTVKFTATPAVENTTELNNQQNLRTSYYGVMVILIPMILSLFIILVIGRVLITKDEQPL, from the coding sequence ATGCTGACAATCCTGATGGTTGCCGACGTCAGCAGGGCAGCCGGTGATTCGAAACTGAGAATTACTCAAGTAGAGTCGAACTTACCAAATCTAAAGTTATTTGTGGAATTAGAAAACGTTAATCTGGATAACAGCAAACTAAAAAAGAATTTGAGCATTAAACTTAATGATACTCCAGCTCAAATAACGGACATTCAGTCTGTTAAGAACGGAAACAAAGTTGCTGAAAATACGGCCTACCTGGTTCTAGTCGATACATCGGCATCAATGCAAAACTCTTTAAGTGAAGTTCAGAGTATATTGAAAGAGTTATTTAGCTTTGTCAGTTCAGAGGACAAAATAGCTGTTTTTAGTGTGAGCAACAAATTGCAACTGGTCAAGGATTTTATGAGCAATGATTCTTCAGATCAGGTGAGTAGAAACCTTCAAAATGCCTTATCTTTGGATGCCTCGGCAGGAACCTATATATATTCGGGGATCAGGGAAGCTTATGACCGAGGTAGGACAGCCCCAGACATCCCTTCCCGGCGGATTATTATACTTGTAACCGACGGCGGGGTTGAAGGAGACTGTCTCAGTTGTGATGACCTGAAAAACTATCTTGATGTTGACAGATTGCCTGTTTATACCTTAATTCTAAGCCAGCAGGCCTCTATAGATGAGGATTTTAGGAACGCAGCTGATCAAATTGGTGAGAGGACGGGTGGACAATCCTTTGTTAGCATGAGTGGAAATAAGCTCTTCGCTCAGTTTAAGGCTTCCCAGGAGAAGAGCAGTGTCCTTATGCTGCGCTGTGATAATTTTAAACCCCTAAACCTGCAGGCTAAGCTTACTGTATCCTTGCCAGGGGGTCAGGAGGAAATCAAGCAAACGGTTAAATTCACTGCCACGCCAGCTGTTGAAAATACAACGGAGCTTAATAACCAGCAAAATTTACGAACGAGCTATTATGGAGTTATGGTGATCCTGATTCCCATGATCCTAAGTCTGTTCATTATCCTGGTTATAGGAAGGGTGTTAATAACTAAGGATGAGCAACCCCTTTAG
- a CDS encoding GTP pyrophosphokinase encodes MTNQNSADIIAKFDQVYPVYADFTNVTENLLKGILQLKAINVHSITSRVKSRESLKRKVNREDDKYTKLEDITDLAGIRIITYFADQVDLIASFVEEEFEVDRSNSVDKRELIDPEKFGYLSLHYVVKLPSFRLQLIEYQRFKDCKLEIQVRSILQHTWAEIEHDLGYKNEHAVPREIRRSFSRLAGLLELADEEFIKIRSNLANYEAEVEAQIEKTPTTVLINQASLKSYVLKSQQIRELDQKISYIVNADLELKDRFFGYLTTVFSYLGVKTIGELDKIVQDIGDDLLNFPRNGLKNKQGEKVNWGTCLFYLAYAIVGRRGSPKQVADYLEHFKIETPESRQELIQQILTAYSSKP; translated from the coding sequence ATGACCAATCAAAATTCAGCCGACATCATTGCTAAGTTTGACCAAGTTTATCCCGTATATGCCGATTTTACAAATGTCACCGAAAACTTGTTAAAAGGAATACTTCAGCTTAAGGCCATCAACGTTCACTCCATCACTTCCCGGGTAAAAAGCAGGGAAAGCTTAAAGAGAAAGGTCAATCGGGAAGACGATAAATACACAAAGCTAGAGGACATCACCGATTTAGCCGGGATTCGGATTATCACCTATTTTGCTGACCAAGTGGATCTTATCGCAAGTTTCGTGGAGGAGGAATTTGAAGTAGATCGTTCAAATTCCGTGGACAAGCGGGAATTGATTGACCCTGAGAAATTTGGCTATCTATCCCTTCATTATGTCGTCAAACTCCCCTCCTTTAGGCTCCAGCTTATTGAGTACCAACGCTTTAAAGATTGCAAGTTAGAAATTCAAGTCCGCTCCATTCTTCAACATACCTGGGCCGAAATCGAACATGACTTAGGGTATAAAAATGAACACGCTGTGCCTCGAGAAATCCGAAGAAGCTTCTCGCGACTAGCCGGATTGCTGGAGCTAGCGGATGAAGAGTTTATCAAGATTCGTTCCAACCTGGCTAATTACGAGGCCGAAGTTGAAGCTCAAATTGAGAAGACCCCCACCACGGTGCTTATCAATCAGGCATCGCTAAAATCCTATGTTCTGAAATCCCAACAGATCCGTGAACTCGACCAGAAGATTAGCTATATCGTTAACGCTGATTTGGAATTAAAGGATCGTTTTTTTGGCTATCTGACAACGGTCTTTAGTTACCTGGGAGTAAAAACCATTGGGGAACTCGATAAAATCGTTCAAGACATCGGGGATGATCTCTTAAATTTCCCTCGCAATGGACTCAAAAACAAACAAGGGGAGAAGGTCAATTGGGGTACCTGTTTATTCTACTTAGCTTATGCCATCGTCGGCCGAAGAGGTTCCCCTAAGCAAGTAGCTGATTATCTTGAGCACTTCAAAATCGAGACGCCTGAAAGCCGGCAAGAGCTCATTCAACAAATCCTGACGGCCTATTCTTCGAAACCTTAA
- a CDS encoding YjjG family noncanonical pyrimidine nucleotidase, translating into MSYKILLFDLDDTLLDFTANEIYSLNKLFHQHGYTFSDELFGVYNSVNKQLWTDYENGTIALEEVLNSRFSETLLKLGKTVDGIEWENQYRELLGNGHQLMDGAFELCQSLSVSHRLFVITNGITKTQIKRLKHAGLYRFFEDIFDSQSIGFQKPSKEFFDYVIGHIKDFEIREALIIGDSLNTDIKGGLLSGIDTCWINSRLQKCSAEIQSTYTITSLTELCAICGLEHNA; encoded by the coding sequence ATGAGTTATAAAATATTGCTATTTGATTTAGATGATACATTGTTAGATTTCACTGCAAACGAAATTTATTCGTTAAACAAATTGTTTCATCAACATGGATATACTTTTTCGGATGAGCTGTTTGGAGTATACAATTCCGTCAACAAACAACTGTGGACTGATTATGAAAATGGAACTATTGCCTTAGAAGAAGTATTAAATTCCAGGTTTTCAGAAACCTTGTTGAAATTGGGCAAAACTGTGGATGGTATAGAATGGGAAAATCAATATCGAGAACTTCTAGGCAATGGGCATCAACTGATGGACGGAGCTTTTGAATTGTGTCAGAGTTTATCTGTGTCCCATAGACTGTTTGTCATTACAAATGGAATAACCAAAACTCAGATAAAGCGTTTGAAGCATGCGGGACTATATAGGTTTTTTGAAGATATATTTGATTCTCAAAGCATTGGATTCCAAAAGCCATCAAAAGAGTTCTTTGATTATGTAATTGGTCATATCAAGGATTTTGAAATCAGGGAAGCGCTTATTATCGGGGATTCCTTAAATACCGATATTAAAGGTGGCCTTCTGTCCGGAATAGATACCTGTTGGATCAATAGCAGATTGCAAAAATGCTCTGCGGAAATTCAAAGCACCTATACAATCACAAGTTTAACAGAATTATGTGCTATTTGCGGCCTTGAGCATAATGCCTAG
- a CDS encoding PEP/pyruvate-binding domain-containing protein has translation MTVCTEKYFLTWDEAVQSGVQVAGGKGWNLGRLAQYGFKIPRGGVLTTCAYEEFIKYNCLQDMVNNITQTVTGENLDETNHQDSLNQLRSKIKAGTIPPLIVEELKAKLDTLGILERSVAVRSSASAEDSAKASFAGIHESFLNVRGMDIFKSVKECYASLWSNRAIAYRRKLHIRDDEVITGVVVMEMVEAQAAGVGFTCDPQTGRQNIVVINANFGLGETIVTGSVEPDTYYLDASPWNSVPHLIERRSGRKEGLTCLNQDGGTQFVKTPELAGKQVLSEENIEKLGLLLLRVFEALGDCDQHQDVEWVFDGRDFILVQSRPVTSLPRRTFAALKNQPDIWSNGNYRDAVPMVLSPLIRRLTITTIDKILKSNYSEIGYSLPDGLQFSRFFNGRLYCNLSALQWAMYDAMGALPREFNIGWGGHQPEIELKDPKPYKGLRGMKRLWRGIKSVILINRAAKKAPEIHARFLDAFESLTQKGFSHLQDKDLIQRYNELNKISIEFTGQFSFLSGAASIPIGGLMKILSKYFGERAPMVLNALMVGGAAGITSADHGYRLVELAEIARRDNDAVKYFDGTAFDSLDWEGLPEGSAFKQAFREFIKEYGHRGVYELDIINPRWNEDPSYLLNIIRSTINTADLRQLKAKQKEKFDHAWQEIETIVPSNKHSSIKKLISKAQEGAAVREKTKSVLAVMMEVYRKIAQELGFRFCQRAIIEEAADIYFCTWPELVSILNGQWNGVGLKALITKRKVFMKEMESIAPPDIIMGDTPKYTEASPRSSGNFLTGVPVASGKASGKARLISHPAEGNRLQPGDVMVAPSTDPGWTPLFLKASAVIMETGGFLSHGAIVAREYGIPAVVNIPGVMTVIQEGWKVDVDGDEGKVFLKG, from the coding sequence GTGACAGTATGTACTGAAAAGTACTTTTTAACCTGGGATGAAGCTGTTCAATCCGGAGTACAAGTGGCTGGGGGCAAGGGCTGGAATTTGGGGAGATTAGCTCAGTATGGTTTCAAAATTCCTCGCGGAGGGGTTCTTACTACCTGCGCCTACGAGGAGTTTATCAAGTACAACTGCCTACAGGACATGGTTAATAACATTACCCAGACTGTTACCGGGGAAAATCTTGATGAAACTAATCATCAAGATAGTTTGAATCAATTAAGGTCTAAAATCAAAGCTGGAACTATTCCGCCTCTAATCGTGGAAGAATTAAAAGCTAAGCTTGATACTCTAGGAATACTGGAAAGATCAGTGGCTGTCAGATCGTCGGCTTCAGCGGAAGATTCGGCAAAGGCTTCCTTTGCGGGTATCCATGAATCCTTTCTCAATGTCCGGGGGATGGATATCTTTAAGTCGGTGAAAGAGTGTTATGCCTCTCTCTGGTCTAACCGAGCTATTGCCTACCGCCGGAAATTACATATCAGGGATGACGAGGTAATCACTGGTGTAGTAGTGATGGAGATGGTAGAAGCTCAAGCTGCAGGAGTAGGTTTTACCTGCGATCCCCAGACCGGTCGCCAAAACATTGTAGTTATTAATGCAAACTTTGGCCTAGGCGAAACGATTGTCACAGGCAGTGTAGAGCCGGACACCTATTATCTGGATGCCAGTCCATGGAACTCAGTACCTCATCTAATTGAGCGGAGATCCGGGAGAAAGGAGGGATTAACCTGTCTCAATCAGGATGGGGGAACTCAATTTGTCAAGACCCCTGAGTTAGCTGGCAAGCAGGTGTTGTCAGAGGAGAACATTGAAAAACTGGGCCTACTTCTTTTAAGGGTTTTCGAAGCGCTGGGAGATTGTGACCAACACCAGGATGTGGAGTGGGTTTTTGACGGTCGAGATTTTATTCTCGTCCAGTCCAGACCGGTAACTTCCTTGCCTAGAAGAACTTTTGCTGCTTTAAAGAACCAACCTGATATTTGGTCCAACGGAAACTACAGGGATGCGGTTCCAATGGTTCTGTCACCACTCATCCGGCGTCTAACGATTACTACTATCGATAAAATTCTTAAATCAAATTATAGTGAAATTGGTTACAGCCTGCCGGATGGCTTACAGTTCTCCAGGTTTTTCAATGGACGGCTGTATTGTAATCTATCAGCTCTGCAATGGGCTATGTATGATGCGATGGGTGCATTACCCCGGGAATTCAATATTGGTTGGGGTGGCCATCAGCCTGAAATAGAGTTAAAGGATCCTAAACCCTATAAAGGGCTAAGGGGTATGAAACGGTTGTGGCGCGGAATAAAAAGTGTCATTTTGATTAACCGAGCGGCAAAAAAAGCCCCAGAAATTCATGCCCGGTTCTTGGACGCCTTTGAGAGTTTAACTCAAAAAGGGTTTAGCCATTTACAAGATAAGGATTTAATTCAACGGTATAACGAACTTAATAAGATTTCCATAGAATTCACAGGGCAATTCTCGTTTTTAAGTGGAGCAGCCTCGATACCCATCGGGGGATTGATGAAAATTCTCAGCAAATATTTTGGTGAGAGAGCCCCAATGGTTTTAAATGCTTTAATGGTAGGGGGTGCAGCGGGGATAACTAGTGCTGATCATGGTTACAGACTTGTGGAGCTGGCCGAAATTGCCAGGCGGGATAATGACGCGGTTAAATATTTCGATGGCACAGCCTTTGATTCGCTTGATTGGGAAGGATTACCTGAAGGGTCAGCCTTTAAACAGGCTTTCCGTGAGTTTATCAAAGAATATGGGCATCGGGGAGTTTACGAGCTGGATATCATTAATCCCAGATGGAATGAAGACCCTTCCTATTTGCTAAACATCATACGCAGCACGATCAATACAGCTGATCTTAGGCAATTGAAGGCAAAGCAAAAAGAAAAGTTTGATCATGCTTGGCAGGAAATTGAGACTATAGTGCCATCCAACAAGCATTCCTCAATCAAAAAACTCATCAGTAAGGCCCAGGAAGGGGCTGCCGTGCGGGAAAAGACTAAATCGGTACTGGCAGTGATGATGGAGGTATACCGGAAAATAGCCCAAGAATTAGGTTTCCGTTTTTGTCAAAGGGCTATTATCGAGGAAGCAGCGGATATTTACTTCTGTACCTGGCCTGAACTGGTTTCCATATTGAACGGTCAATGGAATGGTGTCGGGCTTAAGGCTTTAATTACTAAAAGAAAAGTCTTTATGAAAGAAATGGAGTCAATTGCCCCACCGGACATTATTATGGGGGATACTCCTAAGTATACTGAAGCCTCTCCTCGTTCTTCCGGTAATTTCCTGACAGGTGTTCCTGTTGCCTCCGGAAAAGCCTCCGGCAAAGCTCGATTGATCAGTCATCCAGCTGAAGGAAACAGGCTGCAGCCGGGAGATGTTATGGTAGCACCATCCACCGATCCCGGTTGGACGCCATTGTTTTTAAAAGCCAGTGCCGTGATTATGGAAACCGGAGGTTTCCTGTCCCACGGTGCCATCGTGGCCAGAGAATATGGGATTCCCGCCGTGGTGAATATACCCGGTGTCATGACAGTCATTCAAGAGGGCTGGAAAGTTGATGTCGATGGGGATGAAGGGAAAGTATTCCTAAAAGGTTAG
- the polC gene encoding DNA polymerase III subunit alpha, with product MKHINEIFSDYEAEGNLNTAIVQAVVLTKSTKTLEMKISSDKYIETREIESLNRFIRERLALDDSIITVVYPEGTQKKDLEEELKHILSLLANKHPILNGALRSCDYEIENHVIKFTFKTAVSYLLKARGYDKKIQETIKNLYGAAYQINFVDDVSSEELKRLQEATEANEAMLLQRQVAAAPVTESPMEATPIKSEAKGDDGKKSDPSLILGRNSTIKDTVIKITDITPDEGRVAIQGELSNIEAKELRSGKTLISFDLYDGSSSMTCKAFIKPGEDGEIISRLKKAKGVKLAGNAGFSQFSGEIELIANTIVETAGRKKAQRQDRAEEKRVELHMHTQMSQMDAMTSATDLIKRAMSWGMKSIAITDHGVVQSFPEAHKLLGRDNPNMKVIYGVEAYLAPDKKSSLTNAKGQNLDTTYCVLDLETTGFSAVTEKITEIGIMKLQDGKVIDEFSCFVNPEKPIPARVVEVTNITDDMVKDAETIDQVFPKLLEFIEGSVLVAHNAEFDIGFLKHNARVLGYSFDYTYLDTLSLAKELFPDFKTYKLGRIAKNLGFKVEVAHRALDDVDTTVKVFKVMLEKLKQRGAETLEDIDRYGSDADAKSVEYKKLKTYHAIILAKDYVGLKNLYKLVSYSHLDYFYKKPRILKSLFKKYSEGLILGSACSEGELYQAILLGKSNEEIEAIAEAYDYFEIQPLGNNDYLVRTEQVPDKDYLKEINRKIVALGEKLNKPVVATGDVHFLDPEDEIYRRILEAGQGFKDADNQAPLYLKTTEEMLEEFSYLGGAKAYEVVVTNTNLIADMCQQISPISAEKCAPHIEGCEQTIKDITYEKAYALYGDPLPEIVQQRLDRELDSIIKNGFSVMYIIAQKLVWKSNEDGYLVGSRGSVGSSVVAYMTGITEVNALQAHYRCPGCRYSDFSDYGAKIGFDLPDKECPVCGEKLAKDGIDIPFETFLGFNGDKEPDIDLNFSGEYQAKAHKYTEVIFGKGTTFKAGTIGTIAEKTAFGYVKKYYEEKNRTVSKAETLRVSKGCTGIKRTSGQHPGGIIVVPKGREIFEFCPVQHPADDSNSDIITTHFDYHSIDSNLLKLDILGHDDPTVIRMLQDITGVDPQKIPMDDPETMSIFSSTEALKVTPEQINSKVGTFGIPEFGTKFVRGMLLDTRPKAFEDLICISGLSHGTDVWLGNAKDLIDAGTVTLSEAVCTRDEIMTYLIKKGLPPNTAFKIMELVRKGKALSNPEKWAEYEALMREHKVPEWYIDSCRKIKYMFPKAHAAAYVMMAFRIAWFKVHIPQAYYAAFFTIRAKAFDAEYMIFGKEKVKSKMKEIEELGNTATPKDKDMYDDLELVLEMYERGFKFLPIDLYKSHATKFLLEEEGIRPPINSISGMGTVAAEGLYNAAQEKPFNSIEDVKKRAKIGNATIDSLRKFGCFKGIPESDQMSLFDVI from the coding sequence ATGAAACATATAAATGAAATTTTTAGTGATTATGAAGCAGAGGGTAACCTCAATACTGCTATTGTACAAGCAGTGGTCTTAACTAAAAGTACGAAAACCTTGGAGATGAAAATCAGCTCTGATAAATATATTGAAACAAGAGAAATTGAATCCCTCAATCGGTTTATCAGAGAACGATTGGCCTTAGACGATTCAATCATCACGGTAGTTTACCCTGAGGGAACCCAGAAAAAAGACTTAGAAGAGGAACTCAAACATATTTTGTCATTGTTAGCCAATAAGCATCCCATTTTAAATGGAGCGCTTAGAAGTTGTGATTATGAAATAGAAAATCATGTGATCAAATTTACATTTAAAACGGCAGTTTCCTATCTATTAAAAGCTAGAGGTTATGACAAAAAAATTCAGGAGACTATAAAAAATCTCTACGGGGCTGCCTACCAAATTAATTTTGTCGATGATGTGAGCAGTGAAGAATTAAAAAGATTACAAGAAGCTACGGAAGCGAATGAGGCTATGCTTCTGCAAAGGCAAGTTGCTGCTGCACCAGTCACTGAATCCCCTATGGAAGCTACGCCAATAAAGTCGGAAGCTAAAGGGGACGACGGAAAAAAAAGTGATCCTTCCTTGATCTTAGGCCGAAACTCGACGATCAAGGACACGGTCATTAAAATTACGGACATCACACCGGATGAAGGCAGGGTAGCTATCCAGGGTGAGCTATCCAATATCGAAGCCAAGGAATTAAGAAGTGGAAAAACCTTAATATCCTTTGATTTATATGACGGCTCAAGTTCCATGACCTGTAAGGCTTTCATCAAGCCCGGTGAAGATGGTGAGATAATATCCCGGCTGAAAAAGGCTAAGGGCGTCAAGCTGGCAGGAAATGCCGGCTTTAGCCAGTTTTCCGGGGAAATTGAGCTGATTGCCAATACCATCGTAGAAACAGCAGGCAGGAAGAAAGCTCAGCGGCAGGATAGAGCAGAGGAGAAGCGGGTCGAGCTGCACATGCATACCCAGATGAGTCAAATGGATGCCATGACCAGTGCTACCGATCTGATAAAAAGAGCTATGAGCTGGGGGATGAAATCTATTGCCATTACGGATCATGGCGTAGTGCAGTCATTTCCCGAGGCTCACAAGCTCTTAGGTCGAGATAATCCGAACATGAAGGTTATCTATGGTGTGGAAGCGTATTTGGCACCGGATAAAAAGTCCTCCCTAACCAACGCCAAAGGCCAAAACCTTGATACTACCTATTGCGTGTTGGACTTGGAAACCACCGGTTTCTCAGCAGTAACGGAAAAAATCACTGAAATAGGAATTATGAAACTCCAAGATGGCAAGGTCATCGACGAGTTCAGCTGTTTTGTAAATCCGGAAAAGCCGATTCCGGCAAGGGTTGTAGAGGTTACCAACATCACGGATGATATGGTAAAAGATGCCGAAACCATCGACCAGGTCTTTCCTAAACTACTGGAATTTATTGAGGGAAGCGTTTTGGTGGCTCATAACGCTGAGTTTGATATCGGTTTTTTAAAGCATAATGCCAGGGTCTTAGGCTATAGCTTTGATTACACCTATTTGGACACCTTGTCCTTGGCCAAGGAGCTCTTTCCGGATTTTAAAACCTATAAATTAGGCAGAATCGCTAAGAACCTGGGCTTCAAGGTGGAGGTAGCTCACAGGGCCTTAGATGATGTGGATACCACGGTGAAAGTTTTTAAGGTTATGCTGGAAAAGCTTAAGCAACGGGGAGCGGAAACCCTTGAGGATATTGATCGCTATGGTTCCGATGCAGACGCCAAGAGCGTGGAGTATAAGAAGCTTAAAACTTATCATGCCATCATCTTAGCCAAGGACTATGTGGGCTTAAAGAATTTATATAAGCTGGTTTCTTATTCTCACTTGGATTATTTTTATAAAAAACCACGGATTTTAAAGAGCCTCTTTAAAAAATACTCTGAAGGTTTAATTCTGGGCAGTGCCTGCAGTGAGGGTGAGCTTTACCAGGCCATTTTACTGGGAAAATCCAATGAGGAAATTGAAGCAATTGCCGAGGCCTACGATTATTTTGAAATCCAGCCTCTCGGGAACAATGATTATCTAGTCAGAACCGAGCAGGTACCGGACAAAGACTATTTAAAGGAAATCAACCGCAAAATTGTAGCTCTGGGTGAAAAACTAAACAAGCCTGTGGTGGCCACCGGGGATGTTCACTTCCTCGATCCGGAAGATGAGATCTATCGGCGAATTCTGGAAGCCGGTCAAGGCTTTAAAGATGCGGATAATCAGGCCCCCTTATATTTGAAAACCACCGAGGAGATGCTGGAGGAGTTTTCCTATTTAGGAGGAGCAAAAGCCTATGAAGTGGTTGTAACCAACACCAATCTGATAGCCGATATGTGCCAGCAGATCAGTCCTATTTCAGCGGAGAAGTGCGCGCCTCATATTGAAGGTTGCGAGCAGACGATTAAGGATATTACCTATGAGAAGGCCTATGCCCTCTATGGAGACCCCCTGCCGGAAATTGTTCAGCAAAGGCTGGACAGAGAGCTGGATTCCATCATCAAAAATGGCTTTTCTGTTATGTATATCATCGCTCAAAAGCTGGTCTGGAAATCCAATGAGGATGGCTATCTGGTGGGCTCGCGAGGATCCGTGGGTTCCTCGGTGGTTGCCTATATGACCGGGATTACGGAAGTCAATGCCCTGCAGGCTCACTACCGCTGCCCCGGCTGCCGGTATTCGGACTTCTCCGATTATGGGGCTAAAATCGGCTTTGACTTACCGGATAAGGAGTGTCCGGTTTGCGGAGAAAAGCTGGCCAAGGATGGCATCGATATCCCCTTCGAGACCTTCCTAGGCTTCAATGGCGATAAAGAGCCGGATATTGACTTAAACTTCTCAGGAGAATATCAGGCCAAGGCCCATAAATATACCGAAGTAATTTTTGGCAAGGGTACAACCTTTAAGGCCGGAACCATCGGTACCATCGCCGAAAAAACAGCCTTCGGCTATGTGAAAAAGTATTATGAGGAAAAAAACCGTACCGTTAGCAAGGCAGAAACTCTGCGAGTCTCCAAGGGCTGCACCGGGATCAAAAGAACCTCAGGACAGCACCCGGGCGGAATCATCGTCGTGCCGAAAGGACGGGAAATCTTTGAATTCTGTCCCGTCCAGCATCCTGCCGATGACTCTAATTCGGATATCATAACCACCCATTTCGATTATCACTCCATTGATTCTAATCTCTTAAAACTGGATATCCTAGGGCATGACGACCCGACGGTCATCCGAATGCTCCAGGATATTACTGGTGTGGATCCGCAAAAGATACCCATGGATGATCCAGAGACCATGTCCATATTCTCTTCTACTGAAGCCTTAAAGGTAACCCCGGAGCAGATCAATTCCAAGGTCGGAACCTTCGGCATTCCGGAGTTTGGTACGAAGTTCGTTCGAGGAATGCTTTTAGATACCAGGCCAAAAGCCTTTGAGGATTTAATTTGTATATCCGGACTTTCCCACGGGACGGATGTCTGGCTGGGAAATGCCAAGGATTTAATTGATGCGGGAACCGTGACCTTAAGTGAAGCCGTCTGTACCCGGGATGAAATTATGACCTATTTAATTAAAAAAGGCCTGCCGCCTAATACAGCGTTCAAGATCATGGAGCTGGTGCGTAAAGGAAAAGCTTTATCCAACCCTGAAAAATGGGCGGAATATGAAGCCTTGATGAGGGAGCATAAGGTACCGGAATGGTATATCGATTCCTGCCGAAAAATCAAATACATGTTCCCTAAAGCCCATGCTGCAGCTTACGTCATGATGGCCTTCCGCATAGCCTGGTTTAAGGTGCACATACCCCAGGCTTATTACGCAGCCTTCTTCACCATTCGAGCCAAGGCCTTTGACGCTGAATATATGATCTTCGGCAAAGAAAAGGTTAAGAGCAAAATGAAAGAGATTGAGGAGCTGGGTAACACTGCCACCCCAAAAGATAAGGATATGTACGATGACTTGGAATTGGTTTTGGAAATGTATGAAAGGGGCTTTAAATTCCTGCCCATTGATTTATACAAATCCCATGCCACAAAATTCCTGCTGGAGGAGGAGGGCATACGACCGCCTATCAACAGTATCTCAGGTATGGGGACTGTGGCAGCGGAAGGTCTTTATAATGCCGCCCAAGAAAAACCCTTCAACTCCATAGAGGATGTGAAGAAAAGGGCTAAGATCGGGAATGCTACTATCGATTCACTGCGGAAATTCGGCTGCTTTAAGGGAATTCCGGAAAGTGATCAGATGAGCCTTTTTGATGTGATTTAA
- the sugE gene encoding quaternary ammonium compound efflux SMR transporter SugE, translated as MAWTYLVIAGVFEVIWVIGLKYSHGFTKLFPSLITLGGMVVSFYLLSLAIRSLPIGTAYAIWTGIGALGAVLMGIFLFNEPVNIPRIVFICLILVGILGLKLTSV; from the coding sequence ATGGCTTGGACTTATTTGGTAATTGCAGGAGTTTTTGAAGTGATTTGGGTAATAGGGCTTAAATACTCTCATGGATTTACAAAATTATTCCCATCTTTGATTACATTGGGAGGCATGGTAGTCAGCTTTTATTTATTGTCACTTGCTATTAGGTCACTCCCAATTGGCACGGCATACGCTATTTGGACAGGAATTGGTGCTTTAGGCGCAGTATTAATGGGTATATTTCTTTTCAATGAGCCCGTCAATATCCCGCGAATTGTATTTATTTGCTTAATACTAGTGGGTATTTTAGGGTTGAAACTTACTTCTGTATAG
- a CDS encoding GNAT family N-acetyltransferase, whose product MTLEKISINEIMDEASLVCSLNVIKNSFTTVAREFNLTEENCSSNPAFINLENLIKMKNKGIAMFGLFENSNQIGFVAIEKADDSFYLERLSVLPEYRHKGYGKVLIDFVFNYAKAQGAKKVSIGIMDENSVLKDWYELYGFRETGLKKYEHLPFTVCFMEKAVERVV is encoded by the coding sequence ATGACTCTTGAGAAAATTAGTATTAATGAAATCATGGACGAGGCTAGTCTGGTGTGTAGCCTAAATGTTATCAAGAATTCATTCACTACAGTTGCGAGAGAGTTTAACCTAACTGAAGAAAATTGTTCATCAAATCCTGCATTCATAAACTTGGAAAACCTTATAAAGATGAAAAATAAGGGGATCGCTATGTTTGGTTTGTTTGAAAATAGCAATCAAATTGGATTTGTAGCAATTGAAAAGGCTGATGATAGTTTCTACTTAGAAAGATTATCTGTGTTGCCGGAATATAGGCATAAAGGGTATGGTAAAGTTTTAATAGATTTTGTCTTTAATTATGCAAAGGCTCAAGGAGCAAAGAAAGTATCTATTGGTATTATGGATGAGAATTCAGTACTGAAAGATTGGTATGAATTATATGGTTTCAGAGAGACTGGGTTGAAGAAATATGAGCATTTACCCTTTACTGTATGTTTCATGGAAAAGGCAGTTGAGAGGGTAGTTTGA